Proteins found in one Hyalangium minutum genomic segment:
- a CDS encoding SDR family oxidoreductase gives MSEKRKKAERTGPGTYFVTGYPGFIGKRLVEHIAREDPQGHIYALVQPKMLKDAQKHAAKLEGAKLELLTGDAVDMHLGLSGEEYQRLCEKVTDIFHLAAISTLSAPKETAWRVNVDGTRNMLELARDCQHLRRFNYFSTCYVSGDRLGVIAEDELDRGQSFRNPYEESKFQAEKLVQRAAASLPVTVFRPCSVVGDSRTGEIDRFEGPYYLGILLVTSPMVVPLPLPGNGVAPLNVVPVDYVVSAVWHISRDPRGVGRTFHLVDPNPMSARRVYELIAEKSNRKLPRFTLPSRAADVMLRLPVLEKLARPQRAAISYVNHLAIYNCHNTLELLDGTGIRCPPLASYLDQLVAYVREQYRKRRENLEVEDPLDHAPSSGSEDSSPAPRPSRQP, from the coding sequence ATGAGCGAGAAGCGGAAGAAGGCGGAGCGCACCGGACCTGGAACGTACTTCGTCACCGGCTACCCCGGGTTCATCGGGAAGCGGCTGGTGGAGCACATCGCGCGCGAGGATCCCCAGGGCCACATCTACGCCCTGGTGCAGCCCAAGATGCTCAAGGACGCGCAGAAGCATGCGGCCAAGCTCGAGGGCGCGAAGCTGGAGCTGCTCACCGGCGACGCGGTGGACATGCACCTGGGCCTGTCCGGCGAGGAGTACCAGCGCCTGTGCGAGAAGGTGACGGACATCTTCCACCTGGCCGCCATCTCCACCCTGAGCGCGCCCAAGGAGACGGCGTGGCGGGTGAACGTGGACGGCACGCGCAACATGCTGGAGCTGGCGCGCGACTGCCAGCACCTGCGACGCTTCAACTACTTCTCCACCTGCTACGTCTCCGGCGACAGGCTGGGCGTCATCGCCGAGGACGAGCTCGACCGGGGCCAGAGCTTCCGCAACCCCTACGAGGAGTCCAAGTTCCAAGCGGAGAAGCTCGTCCAGCGCGCCGCCGCCAGCCTGCCCGTCACCGTCTTCCGGCCGTGCTCGGTGGTGGGCGACTCGCGCACGGGAGAGATCGATCGCTTCGAGGGCCCCTACTACCTGGGCATCCTGCTGGTGACGTCGCCCATGGTGGTGCCGCTGCCCCTGCCCGGTAACGGCGTGGCGCCCCTTAACGTGGTGCCCGTGGACTACGTGGTGTCCGCCGTGTGGCACATCTCGCGGGATCCGCGAGGCGTGGGCCGCACCTTCCACCTCGTGGACCCCAACCCCATGAGCGCCCGCCGCGTCTACGAGCTCATTGCCGAGAAGTCCAACCGGAAGCTGCCGCGCTTCACCCTGCCCTCGCGCGCCGCGGACGTCATGCTGCGCCTGCCCGTGCTGGAGAAGCTGGCCCGGCCCCAGCGCGCCGCCATCAGCTACGTCAACCACCTGGCCATCTACAACTGCCACAACACCCTGGAGCTGCTGGACGGCACCGGCATCCGCTGCCCGCCCCTGGCCTCATACCTGGATCAGCTCGTCGCCTACGTGCGCGAGCAGTACCGCAAGCGCCGCGAGAACCTCGAGGTGGAGGATCCGCTCGACCATGCACCCAGCTCCGGCAGTGAAGATAGCTCGCCCGCTCCCCGTCCCTCCCGCCAGCCATGA
- a CDS encoding myxosortase-dependent M36 family metallopeptidase, with amino-acid sequence MRLKEKLLTSLLLVPLTGTSAWAKDRVNYDAFLASPEAKGLPATEQQLQARGARVELMEERLGLPTVLWNEQLGAQSASTLATLRPDQAARAHLQKFADLYRLTTEDISGATLNSVHQTEFGPLIARFGQKVGGIEVFRSGVNVVMDRKNNLVAITGYLTPHEAVAARLRSVGTDFPLSAADASARAFKDLTGTAISGRSLVATGTQADFTHLAFEPGVSTVLPHAMGTPIRVKKVYYTLPDGLQPAYYLELSVGTKSTKDSEYYSYVVSATDGTVLFRNNLTADAAFTYRVWADPSTYIPYDGPMGNDPTPHPTGTPDRYQAPYIPANVLTLQNVPFSRNDAWLPNGATQTTGNNADAYVDLGAPDGYQPETDLRPGTTAPGVFDYTYDVTKSPAFSINQRKAATVHLFYLNNFLHDWFYDSGFDEAAGNAQAQNFGRGGLENDSIKAEAQDYGGRNNANMSTPSDGARPRMQMYIFDGVPALQVLGPASQAGYQDAGSASFGPTIFDQTGDVKILDPAGTTLGCTAFPAGTFTGKVAVIDRGTCDFNVKAQNAQTAGAVAVLIANNAANQAAPGLGGTNPLVTVPTMSITLETANAWKNEVRTNGSTISVRMTKTADLDRDGTIDNAIVAHEWGHYISNRLVGNSNGLINNAGRSLGEGWGDFHAMLMVVQEADRNRAGNSQFQGVYAMAGYTSSGGANNGNYFGIRRVPYSTDLNKNGLTYKHFANGNALPTNHPIQGVVTGAGNSEVHNAGEVWATMLWECYASLLNAYPFQEAQSRMKQYLVAAYKATPIAPTLLEARDAVLAVAAASDPADYARFAAAFAKRGAGFGAKSGDRNSVDHVGVVESFSAGSNLEVTSIRLDDSATACDADGVLDVGEVGLLTVTVRNSGDTVLSSFSGTVTASGATATIQFPSGNTLIFPSLPRNGTATRTIQVRLNSVTGTAPRAGLSIAFNEPSLPAASRTASYNARVHYDEVLNNSVSDTFESSLSAWTYTNYGRLPGFGIATEVVSGTPNRYLHVADHGVLSDTLVTSPWFTVNATGNFILTYRYRMSLEGTPGGSGLAAPFYDGVVLEWTDDGINWYDSFNDLGRNPGYAAYLAIGDNPLSDRPAFVGTNAAFPGWTSGGVNMGTILAGGSFRFRFRIGTDSEAGAYGFDLDDVALTNVSSTPFGALVTETSDGNTCNRRPVADAGLNRTVTERDASGNLATISLNGTGSFDPDGQALTYAWTQVSGPAVTINNPTSATPSFTADVELDTLFTFQLVVSDGTDSSLPKQVQIGVVNSNRAPVALITGPATVAERSQDTITLDGSTSSDVDGEPLTYQWSQTGGEPLNIADLTSPTLSFRTPEVTADTAYQFSLVVNDGYVNSTAATFTVTVTNVDRAPSANAGADQTVDGRTAVTLSGSGADEDGDDLSYAWTQNASDAVQVTLAGADTTTATFTSPDVKTATTLHFTLTVSANGQSATDEVAITVRPDKAPAVNAGVDQLANGRSSVTLYGSASDPEDDAITYQWTQAGADLAQVVLTGANTATATFTSPDVKIETVLHFTLTVTANGLSASDDVTVTVRADGAPVANAGADRTVNSADSVTLQGFGSDPENDSVAYAWTQESGPSVTLTGANTATPSFTAPNTSSGTSLVFKLTITANGLSATDTVTVTVSANRAPTANAGADRTVNAGNSVTLQGFGSDPENDALTYAWTQESGSSVTLTGADTATPSFTAPNTSTSATLVFKLTVTANGQSATDTVSITVNAREDGAPVANAGADRSVVSRDTVTLQGFGSDPENDALTYAWTQESGPSVTLEGAGTATPSFTAPNTKEEIVLVFKLTITANGQSATDTVSITVKKFNRRPEAKASTAAETNEGTAVTLDASESTDPDEDALTYTWVQTGGPAVQLEGSNTSKPTFTAPQVSSDTTLSFNLVVTDADGAKSDVVSVSIKVVNVNKAPVADARKLAGGEGKQSVTLDASLSSDADGDKLTYKWEQTAGETVSLSSDKEPSVTFTAPDVKSNTTLTFKVTVTDSHGASSTKEVQVEITPAKSEGGCASTGNSSGGAMLLAALAGLFLSRRRFTLRA; translated from the coding sequence ATGCGCTTGAAGGAAAAGCTGTTGACCAGTCTGTTGCTGGTGCCCCTCACGGGGACCAGCGCCTGGGCCAAGGACCGCGTCAACTATGACGCGTTCCTCGCAAGCCCGGAGGCCAAAGGCCTGCCCGCCACCGAGCAGCAGCTCCAGGCTCGCGGAGCCCGCGTAGAGCTGATGGAGGAGCGGCTCGGCCTGCCGACGGTCCTGTGGAATGAGCAGCTCGGCGCGCAGAGCGCCAGCACCCTGGCCACGCTTCGCCCGGATCAGGCCGCGCGTGCGCACCTGCAGAAGTTCGCGGACCTGTACCGGCTGACGACGGAGGACATCTCTGGCGCCACCCTCAACTCCGTGCACCAGACGGAGTTCGGCCCCCTCATCGCCCGCTTTGGCCAGAAGGTCGGCGGCATCGAGGTGTTCCGCAGCGGCGTCAACGTGGTGATGGACCGCAAGAACAACCTGGTCGCCATCACCGGCTACCTCACCCCGCATGAGGCGGTGGCCGCGCGCCTGCGCAGCGTGGGCACGGACTTCCCGCTGAGCGCCGCGGACGCCAGCGCGCGCGCCTTCAAGGATCTGACGGGCACCGCCATCAGCGGCCGCTCGCTGGTGGCCACTGGCACCCAGGCGGACTTCACGCACCTGGCCTTCGAGCCGGGCGTCAGCACCGTGCTGCCGCACGCGATGGGCACCCCCATCCGCGTCAAGAAGGTCTACTACACCCTGCCGGACGGCCTGCAGCCCGCGTACTACCTGGAGCTCAGCGTCGGCACCAAGAGCACCAAGGACTCGGAGTACTACTCCTACGTCGTGTCCGCCACGGACGGCACGGTGCTGTTCCGCAACAACCTGACCGCAGACGCCGCGTTCACCTACCGCGTGTGGGCGGACCCCTCGACGTACATCCCGTACGACGGCCCCATGGGCAACGATCCCACCCCGCACCCCACGGGCACTCCGGACCGCTACCAGGCGCCGTACATCCCGGCCAACGTGCTCACCCTGCAGAACGTCCCGTTCAGCCGCAATGACGCGTGGCTGCCCAACGGGGCCACGCAGACCACGGGCAACAACGCGGACGCCTACGTGGACCTGGGCGCGCCGGACGGCTACCAGCCCGAGACGGACCTGCGTCCGGGCACCACCGCGCCGGGTGTGTTCGACTACACGTATGACGTGACGAAGTCGCCGGCCTTCAGCATCAACCAGCGCAAGGCGGCCACCGTCCACCTGTTCTACCTGAACAACTTCCTGCACGACTGGTTCTACGACTCCGGCTTCGATGAGGCCGCGGGTAACGCGCAGGCCCAGAACTTCGGGCGCGGCGGTCTCGAGAACGACAGCATCAAGGCCGAGGCCCAGGACTACGGCGGCCGCAACAACGCCAACATGTCCACCCCGTCCGACGGTGCGCGGCCCCGCATGCAGATGTACATCTTCGACGGCGTGCCGGCCCTGCAGGTGCTGGGTCCGGCCAGCCAGGCGGGCTACCAGGACGCGGGCAGCGCCTCGTTCGGCCCGACGATCTTCGACCAGACGGGCGATGTGAAGATCCTCGATCCGGCAGGCACGACGCTCGGCTGCACTGCGTTCCCCGCCGGAACGTTCACCGGCAAGGTGGCGGTGATCGATCGTGGCACCTGTGACTTCAACGTGAAGGCGCAGAACGCGCAGACCGCGGGCGCCGTGGCGGTGCTCATCGCCAACAACGCCGCCAACCAGGCGGCCCCCGGCCTGGGTGGCACGAACCCCCTCGTCACCGTCCCGACGATGTCCATCACCCTGGAGACGGCCAACGCCTGGAAGAACGAGGTCCGCACCAACGGCTCCACCATCTCGGTGAGGATGACGAAGACGGCGGATCTGGACCGCGACGGCACCATCGACAACGCCATCGTGGCGCACGAGTGGGGCCACTACATCAGCAACCGCCTCGTGGGTAACTCCAACGGCCTCATCAACAACGCGGGCCGCTCCCTGGGCGAGGGCTGGGGCGACTTCCACGCCATGCTCATGGTGGTGCAGGAGGCGGACCGCAACCGTGCGGGCAACAGCCAGTTCCAGGGCGTGTACGCCATGGCCGGCTACACCTCGAGCGGTGGCGCCAACAACGGCAACTACTTCGGTATCCGCCGCGTCCCGTACTCGACGGACCTGAACAAGAACGGGCTGACCTACAAGCACTTCGCCAACGGCAACGCGCTGCCCACCAACCACCCCATCCAGGGTGTCGTCACGGGCGCGGGTAACTCCGAGGTCCACAACGCCGGCGAGGTGTGGGCGACGATGCTGTGGGAGTGCTACGCGTCGCTGCTCAACGCCTACCCGTTCCAGGAGGCGCAGAGCCGCATGAAGCAGTACCTGGTGGCCGCCTACAAGGCGACCCCCATCGCCCCGACGCTGCTGGAGGCGCGCGACGCGGTGCTGGCCGTGGCGGCGGCCTCGGATCCCGCGGACTACGCCCGGTTCGCCGCGGCCTTCGCCAAGCGCGGCGCGGGCTTCGGCGCCAAGTCCGGCGACCGCAACTCGGTGGACCACGTGGGTGTGGTGGAGAGCTTCTCCGCGGGTAGCAACCTCGAGGTCACCAGCATCCGCCTGGATGACTCCGCCACCGCCTGCGACGCGGACGGCGTGCTGGACGTGGGTGAGGTCGGCCTGCTGACCGTGACGGTGCGCAACAGCGGCGACACGGTGCTGAGCTCCTTCAGCGGCACGGTGACCGCCAGCGGCGCCACCGCGACGATCCAGTTCCCCAGCGGCAACACGCTGATCTTCCCGTCGCTGCCGCGCAACGGCACCGCCACTCGCACGATTCAGGTCCGCCTGAACTCCGTCACGGGCACCGCGCCCCGCGCCGGCCTGAGCATCGCCTTCAACGAGCCCTCGCTGCCCGCCGCCTCGAGGACGGCCAGCTACAACGCCCGCGTCCACTACGACGAGGTGCTGAACAACTCCGTCTCGGACACCTTCGAGAGCTCGCTGTCCGCCTGGACGTACACCAACTACGGCCGCCTGCCGGGCTTCGGCATCGCGACGGAAGTGGTCTCTGGCACGCCCAACCGCTACCTCCACGTGGCGGATCACGGCGTCCTGTCGGACACGCTCGTCACCTCGCCGTGGTTCACCGTGAACGCGACGGGCAACTTCATCCTCACGTACAGGTACCGCATGTCCCTGGAGGGAACTCCGGGTGGCTCGGGCCTGGCGGCTCCGTTCTATGACGGCGTGGTGCTCGAGTGGACCGACGACGGTATCAACTGGTACGACAGCTTCAACGATCTCGGCCGGAACCCGGGCTACGCCGCGTACCTGGCGATTGGTGACAACCCGCTGTCGGATCGCCCGGCTTTCGTGGGCACCAACGCGGCCTTCCCGGGCTGGACGAGTGGCGGCGTCAACATGGGCACCATCCTCGCCGGGGGGAGCTTCCGCTTCCGCTTCCGCATCGGCACCGACAGCGAGGCCGGCGCGTACGGCTTCGACCTGGACGATGTGGCGCTCACCAACGTGAGCAGCACGCCGTTCGGCGCTCTGGTCACCGAGACCAGCGACGGGAACACGTGCAACCGCCGCCCGGTGGCCGACGCGGGCCTGAACCGCACGGTGACCGAGCGTGATGCCTCGGGCAACCTCGCGACCATCTCCCTGAACGGCACCGGCAGCTTCGATCCGGACGGACAGGCGCTCACCTACGCGTGGACGCAGGTGTCGGGCCCGGCCGTGACGATCAACAACCCGACCTCCGCCACGCCCTCCTTCACCGCGGACGTGGAGTTGGACACCCTGTTCACGTTCCAGCTCGTCGTCAGCGACGGCACGGACTCGAGCCTCCCGAAGCAGGTGCAGATCGGCGTCGTCAACAGCAACCGCGCGCCGGTGGCCCTGATCACCGGCCCGGCCACGGTGGCCGAGCGCAGCCAGGACACCATCACGCTGGATGGCAGCACCTCGTCGGATGTGGATGGCGAGCCTCTCACCTACCAGTGGAGCCAGACGGGCGGTGAGCCCCTGAACATCGCCGACCTGACCAGCCCCACGCTGTCCTTCCGCACCCCCGAAGTGACCGCGGACACCGCGTACCAGTTCTCGCTCGTGGTGAACGATGGCTACGTGAACAGCACCGCGGCCACCTTCACCGTGACGGTGACCAACGTGGATCGCGCGCCCAGCGCGAACGCGGGCGCGGACCAGACGGTGGATGGCCGCACGGCCGTCACCCTGTCCGGCAGCGGCGCGGATGAGGACGGGGACGACCTCAGCTACGCCTGGACCCAGAACGCCAGCGACGCGGTTCAGGTCACCCTGGCCGGCGCGGACACCACCACCGCCACCTTCACCTCTCCGGATGTGAAGACGGCGACGACGCTGCACTTCACCCTCACCGTGAGCGCCAACGGGCAGTCCGCCACCGACGAGGTGGCGATCACTGTCCGCCCGGACAAGGCCCCCGCCGTCAACGCCGGCGTGGACCAGCTCGCCAACGGCCGCTCGTCGGTGACGCTGTACGGCAGCGCCTCGGATCCGGAGGATGACGCGATCACCTACCAGTGGACCCAGGCTGGTGCGGATCTGGCCCAGGTCGTCCTCACCGGCGCGAACACCGCCACGGCCACCTTCACCTCTCCGGACGTGAAGATCGAGACGGTGCTGCACTTCACCCTCACCGTCACCGCCAACGGCCTGAGCGCCTCGGATGACGTGACGGTGACGGTGCGCGCGGACGGGGCTCCGGTGGCCAACGCCGGCGCGGACCGGACCGTGAACTCCGCGGACAGCGTCACGCTCCAGGGCTTCGGCAGCGACCCGGAGAACGACTCGGTCGCCTACGCGTGGACCCAGGAGAGCGGCCCCTCCGTCACCCTCACGGGTGCGAACACCGCTACTCCTTCCTTCACCGCTCCGAACACGAGCAGCGGTACCAGCCTGGTGTTCAAGCTCACCATCACCGCCAATGGCCTGAGCGCCACGGACACCGTCACCGTCACCGTCAGCGCGAACCGCGCTCCCACGGCCAATGCCGGTGCGGACCGGACCGTGAACGCCGGTAACAGCGTCACGCTCCAGGGCTTCGGCAGCGACCCGGAGAACGACGCGCTCACCTACGCGTGGACTCAGGAGAGCGGCTCCTCCGTCACCCTCACGGGCGCGGACACGGCCACTCCGTCCTTCACCGCTCCGAACACGAGCACGAGCGCCACCCTGGTGTTCAAGCTCACCGTCACCGCCAACGGCCAGAGCGCCACGGACACCGTCTCCATCACCGTCAACGCTCGCGAGGATGGCGCCCCGGTGGCCAACGCCGGCGCGGACCGCTCCGTGGTGTCCCGCGATACGGTCACGCTCCAGGGCTTCGGCAGCGATCCGGAGAACGACGCGCTCACCTACGCGTGGACCCAGGAGAGCGGCCCCTCCGTCACCCTCGAGGGTGCGGGCACGGCCACGCCGTCCTTCACCGCTCCGAACACCAAGGAGGAGATCGTGCTGGTCTTCAAGCTCACGATCACCGCCAACGGCCAGAGCGCCACGGACACCGTCTCCATCACCGTGAAGAAGTTCAACCGCCGCCCGGAGGCCAAGGCCTCGACCGCCGCCGAGACGAACGAGGGCACGGCGGTCACTCTGGATGCGAGCGAGAGCACGGATCCGGATGAGGACGCGCTGACCTACACCTGGGTGCAGACCGGTGGTCCGGCCGTGCAGTTGGAGGGGAGCAACACCTCCAAGCCCACGTTCACCGCTCCGCAGGTCTCCTCGGACACGACGCTGTCGTTCAATCTGGTGGTCACTGACGCGGACGGCGCCAAGTCGGACGTGGTCTCGGTCTCCATCAAGGTGGTCAACGTCAACAAGGCTCCCGTGGCCGACGCCCGCAAGCTCGCCGGCGGCGAGGGCAAGCAGTCCGTGACGCTGGACGCGTCGCTCTCCAGCGATGCGGACGGCGACAAGCTGACCTACAAGTGGGAGCAGACGGCGGGTGAGACGGTGTCGCTCTCCTCCGACAAGGAGCCGAGCGTCACCTTCACGGCGCCAGACGTGAAGAGCAACACCACCCTCACCTTCAAGGTCACGGTCACCGACTCGCACGGTGCCTCGTCCACGAAGGAAGTGCAGGTGGAGATCACCCCGGCGAAGTCCGAGGGTGGCTGCGCCAGCACCGGTAACAGCTCCGGTGGCGCCATGCTGCTCGCGGCCCTGGCGGGTCTGTTCCTGTCCCGCCGCCGCTTCACGCTCCGCGCCTAG
- a CDS encoding J domain-containing protein — MPELVDLDPARQQEIIDLEKAQEGKDYFALLGLDPGAPIEDVKQAFVDFALRYHPDRYAGMNLGSFRARIERIFRRVLEAHTVLSNPEKREAYLRTHPKLRTAPAPVSAVPDEPLPGDEERRSERQERLSRHPYLARTHRLTELMARSKASIAKGDFEQAYAALNQVVSLDPKNREASALLADVRKKHDEQRAKQEMQRGLDLEKQQDLPKAMESFRKASSLDPHNAEAAFRAAKLAKALGMDWNEVRIHAQRAVDMAPDTVAYRLLLVHVFLEGKAGNMAKRHLEAVLKLDPKNVEATALLRKSRWPF, encoded by the coding sequence ATGCCTGAGTTGGTGGATCTCGATCCCGCGCGCCAGCAGGAGATCATCGATCTAGAGAAGGCCCAGGAGGGTAAGGACTACTTTGCCCTGTTGGGGCTCGACCCTGGCGCGCCCATTGAAGACGTGAAGCAGGCGTTCGTGGACTTCGCGCTGCGCTACCACCCGGACCGCTACGCGGGCATGAACCTGGGCAGCTTCCGGGCGCGCATCGAGCGCATCTTCCGGCGTGTCCTCGAGGCGCACACCGTCCTCTCCAATCCGGAGAAGCGCGAGGCCTACCTCCGCACCCACCCGAAGCTCCGGACCGCGCCCGCACCCGTCTCGGCCGTACCGGACGAGCCGCTGCCCGGAGATGAGGAGCGCCGCTCCGAGCGCCAGGAGCGGCTCTCGCGCCACCCCTACCTGGCCCGCACCCACCGCCTCACCGAGCTCATGGCACGCAGCAAGGCCTCCATCGCCAAGGGGGACTTCGAGCAGGCTTACGCGGCCCTCAACCAGGTGGTGAGCCTGGACCCGAAGAACCGCGAGGCCTCTGCCCTGCTGGCGGACGTCCGCAAGAAGCACGACGAGCAGCGCGCCAAGCAGGAGATGCAGCGTGGGCTCGACCTGGAGAAGCAGCAGGACCTGCCCAAGGCCATGGAGAGCTTCAGGAAGGCCTCCTCGCTGGATCCGCACAACGCGGAGGCGGCCTTCCGCGCCGCCAAGCTGGCCAAGGCGCTGGGGATGGACTGGAACGAGGTTCGTATCCACGCCCAGCGCGCCGTGGACATGGCGCCGGACACGGTGGCTTACCGGCTCCTGTTGGTCCACGTCTTCTTGGAGGGCAAGGCCGGGAACATGGCCAAGCGTCACCTCGAGGCCGTGCTGAAGCTGGATCCGAAGAACGTCGAGGCCACCGCGCTGCTGCGCAAGTCCCGCTGGCCCTTCTGA
- a CDS encoding acetylornithine transaminase translates to MPTPTASTGSTQPEPTPASPRSQNDLWMEKAKAHLLQNYKQQPITLVRGKGTRLWDADGKEYLDLLGGIATCALGHCHPEVVAAAKAQLDTLWHVSNVYYSEPSIDLAAQLTALSGLPRAFFCNSGAEANEALIKLSRKVMKDRGSPERFEIITFENSFHGRTLATVTATGQPKYQKGFEPLPAGFVHVPYGDLEAVRKAVGPSTAAILVEPIQGEGGVRVAPPGFLKALRELCDERGMLLLVDEVQTGIGRTGKPFAFQHDGILPDAISLAKALGNGLPIGAMLCSEETSKSLTSGTHGSTFGGNLVSATAANVVLRYIRDPQMLREVQEKGEYFISRGRELQARLPTIIKDVRGRGLLMGIELNQDAAPVIARCREQGLLVNSAGEKTVRFAPAYIVTREELDEGLRILERVLTPA, encoded by the coding sequence AGGCCAAGGCCCACCTGCTGCAGAACTACAAGCAGCAGCCCATCACCCTGGTGCGCGGCAAGGGCACGCGTCTGTGGGACGCGGATGGCAAGGAGTACCTGGACCTGCTCGGAGGTATCGCCACGTGCGCCCTGGGCCACTGTCACCCCGAGGTGGTCGCCGCCGCCAAGGCCCAGCTGGACACCCTCTGGCACGTGTCCAACGTGTACTACTCGGAGCCCTCCATCGATCTGGCCGCGCAGCTCACCGCGCTCAGCGGCCTGCCGCGCGCCTTCTTCTGTAACTCGGGCGCCGAGGCCAACGAGGCCCTCATCAAGCTGTCCCGCAAGGTGATGAAGGATCGCGGCAGCCCCGAGCGCTTCGAGATCATCACCTTCGAGAACTCGTTCCACGGCCGCACCCTGGCCACCGTCACCGCCACGGGGCAGCCGAAGTACCAGAAGGGCTTCGAGCCGCTGCCGGCCGGCTTCGTCCACGTGCCCTACGGGGACCTGGAGGCCGTACGCAAGGCGGTGGGTCCCAGCACCGCCGCCATCCTCGTGGAGCCCATCCAGGGCGAGGGTGGGGTGCGCGTGGCGCCTCCGGGCTTCCTCAAGGCCCTGCGTGAGCTGTGTGACGAGCGCGGCATGCTGCTGCTCGTGGACGAGGTGCAGACGGGCATCGGCCGCACCGGCAAGCCCTTCGCCTTTCAGCACGACGGCATCCTCCCGGACGCGATCAGCCTGGCCAAGGCGCTCGGCAACGGCCTGCCCATTGGCGCCATGCTCTGCTCCGAGGAGACGTCCAAGAGCCTCACCTCCGGTACGCACGGCTCCACCTTCGGTGGCAACCTGGTGTCCGCCACCGCTGCCAATGTGGTGCTGCGCTACATCCGCGATCCGCAGATGCTCCGGGAGGTGCAGGAGAAGGGTGAGTACTTCATCTCCCGGGGCCGCGAGCTCCAGGCCCGCCTGCCGACGATCATCAAGGACGTGCGCGGCCGGGGCCTGCTCATGGGCATTGAGCTGAACCAGGACGCCGCTCCGGTCATCGCGCGCTGCCGGGAGCAGGGTCTGCTGGTGAACTCGGCCGGGGAGAAGACCGTCCGCTTCGCGCCTGCGTACATCGTCACCCGCGAGGAGTTGGACGAGGGGCTCCGCATCCTCGAGCGCGTCCTCACCCCCGCCTGA